One genomic window of Pseudomonadota bacterium includes the following:
- a CDS encoding FRG domain-containing protein: MYNLLVTGEDDAWEATSYRFFRNRFLEYTVEEIAEHFQVLDEDNLEALKSYPCIFAYEGADSEFKIGKITSIKRQTDALEIKYEFDEKITSKKFSEIEQYRQALDIRAWEMNRTHWAVKDADLYSVLGEIIPASISISEESVPLPKAKDAQQHASSVKEFINKVFSFQHDTHIHEVFYRGHSDKQKYKLEPSLFRKDELGNYLYLEKEDILYRELIVSNSSDFLSDSYTLDRLVRMQHYSLPTRLLDITSNPLIALYFTCKSSIGSDGEVVFFRIQKEEIKYYDSDTASCLANLAKLPKHEQNKINTGLEKHEFNEQPVIKRLVHFIRDEKPFFEGQIEPSDLKKIICVKSKKSNERITSQSGAFLSNLFKKTPFSKTGMN; the protein is encoded by the coding sequence ATGTATAATTTATTGGTTACGGGAGAAGATGATGCATGGGAAGCTACATCCTATAGATTTTTTAGAAATAGGTTTTTAGAATACACAGTTGAAGAGATTGCTGAACATTTTCAAGTTTTAGATGAAGATAATCTTGAAGCTTTAAAAAGTTATCCATGTATTTTTGCATATGAAGGTGCTGACTCAGAATTCAAAATAGGTAAGATAACATCCATCAAGAGACAAACAGATGCTTTGGAAATCAAGTATGAATTTGATGAAAAAATAACTTCTAAAAAGTTTTCTGAGATAGAACAATATAGGCAAGCTCTAGATATTAGAGCATGGGAGATGAATCGTACACATTGGGCAGTCAAAGATGCTGACCTCTATAGTGTATTAGGTGAGATAATTCCAGCCAGCATATCTATAAGTGAAGAAAGCGTTCCCCTTCCAAAAGCAAAAGATGCTCAACAGCATGCTAGCTCAGTAAAAGAATTTATTAATAAAGTTTTTAGTTTTCAGCACGATACTCACATACATGAAGTTTTTTATAGGGGGCACTCTGATAAGCAAAAGTACAAATTAGAACCATCATTATTTAGAAAAGATGAACTTGGAAATTATTTATACTTAGAGAAAGAAGATATATTGTATCGTGAATTGATTGTCTCTAACTCCTCGGATTTTTTATCTGATTCTTATACTCTTGATAGACTTGTTCGTATGCAGCACTATTCGTTACCAACAAGATTGTTAGATATAACATCCAACCCATTGATAGCTCTTTATTTTACATGTAAATCCAGTATAGGTAGTGATGGTGAAGTTGTTTTTTTTAGGATTCAAAAAGAAGAAATTAAATATTATGATTCTGATACAGCAAGTTGTTTAGCTAATTTGGCCAAGTTGCCAAAGCATGAACAAAATAAGATTAATACTGGATTAGAGAAACATGAATTTAATGAACAACCTGTAATTAAAAGATTGGTTCACTTCATTAGAGATGAAAAGCCTTTTTTTGAAGGTCAGATAGAACCTAGTGACTTAAAAAAAATCATTTGTGTTAAAAGTAAAAAAAGTAATGAAAGAATCACATCTCAGTCAGGTGCATTTTTATCAAACCTATTCAAGAAAACCCCGTTCTCTAAGACGGGGATGAATTGA